The following coding sequences are from one Mycolicibacterium aichiense window:
- a CDS encoding HNH endonuclease, whose translation MFDELWDIDPRDQSGLVRGIAELERLKAAAAAGQARLTAALDAARRSAEEAAGVPIRKRGRGLASEVALARSDSPARGGQHLGFAKALVYEMPHTLAALERGVLSEWRATIVVRESACLDVEDRRRLDSELCSDPDALLGVGDAALGAKAKAIAYRLDPHAVVDRAAKADAERTVTIRPAPDTMTYVTALLPVAQGVSVYAALKREADASCDARSRGQVMADTLVERVTGRPADQPVPVAVNLVVSDQMLLGAEQGAAVIAGYGSVPSAVAQQMVMDAVTDERSRATLRRLYANPDSGALVAMDSRSRLFPKGLADFIEMRDQRCRTPYCDAPIRHRDHAIPHSRGGATSAENGQGLCEACNYAKESPGWQVNAAIGENGVHTAEFITPTGAHYHSAAPPMPGTPKIPRSSAEVYLNGRLLQVIAA comes from the coding sequence ATGTTCGATGAATTGTGGGATATCGACCCTCGCGACCAATCGGGACTGGTCCGGGGGATCGCGGAGCTGGAGCGGCTCAAAGCCGCGGCAGCTGCGGGGCAGGCGCGGCTGACCGCCGCGCTGGATGCCGCCCGGCGATCGGCCGAGGAGGCGGCTGGGGTTCCAATCCGGAAGCGGGGCAGGGGCCTCGCTTCCGAGGTGGCTCTGGCTCGAAGTGATTCGCCGGCCCGCGGTGGGCAGCATCTCGGTTTCGCCAAGGCGCTGGTGTACGAGATGCCGCACACGCTGGCGGCGCTTGAGCGTGGAGTGTTGTCGGAATGGCGGGCCACGATCGTGGTGCGGGAGTCGGCGTGCCTGGATGTCGAGGATCGCCGGCGGCTCGATTCCGAATTGTGTTCGGATCCTGATGCATTGCTCGGAGTGGGGGACGCAGCTCTGGGGGCGAAGGCGAAAGCGATCGCCTACCGGTTGGACCCGCATGCTGTGGTCGACCGGGCCGCGAAGGCCGACGCTGAACGCACGGTCACGATTCGCCCCGCCCCGGACACGATGACGTATGTGACGGCGCTGCTGCCGGTGGCTCAGGGCGTGTCGGTGTATGCCGCGCTCAAGCGCGAGGCCGACGCCAGCTGCGACGCTCGCTCGCGCGGTCAGGTGATGGCCGACACGTTGGTCGAGCGGGTGACGGGACGGCCTGCCGATCAACCGGTTCCGGTGGCGGTGAACCTGGTGGTGTCCGATCAGATGCTGCTCGGGGCCGAACAGGGTGCGGCGGTGATCGCCGGTTACGGCTCGGTGCCTTCGGCGGTGGCACAGCAGATGGTCATGGACGCGGTGACCGATGAGCGATCACGCGCCACGCTGCGTCGGCTGTACGCCAACCCGGACAGCGGCGCACTGGTCGCCATGGACTCGCGATCGCGGTTGTTCCCGAAAGGCTTGGCGGACTTCATCGAGATGCGCGATCAGCGGTGCCGAACCCCCTACTGTGACGCGCCGATTCGGCATCGCGACCATGCGATACCGCACTCCCGTGGCGGTGCCACCAGTGCGGAGAACGGGCAAGGCCTCTGCGAGGCGTGCAACTATGCCAAGGAGTCGCCAGGCTGGCAGGTGAACGCCGCCATTGGCGAGAACGGCGTCCACACAGCGGAATTCATTACGCCGACCGGCGCGCACTACCACTCCGCCGCGCCACCGATGCCTGGCACGCCGAAGATTCCGAGGAGCTCCGCGGAGGTGTATCTCAACGGAAGGTTGCTGCAGGTGATCGCCGCCTGA
- a CDS encoding RDD family protein, with the protein MARELGSWLSGPEPVKPGDDAGWPGQELGLPESGPRSLARMGRRFLALLIDWLIGYGLAALGMSLGLISVSVLSTAVLAIWFVLGVLSVRLFGFTPGQYALGLMVIPVDNRQHVGSGRAIARGLLLALVIPGLFTDADGRGLQDRLTMTAVVRR; encoded by the coding sequence ATGGCGCGCGAACTCGGATCTTGGCTGTCCGGACCGGAACCGGTGAAGCCGGGTGACGACGCCGGGTGGCCGGGCCAGGAGTTGGGCCTGCCGGAATCCGGGCCTCGGTCGCTGGCGCGGATGGGCCGGCGTTTTCTGGCACTGCTGATCGACTGGCTGATCGGTTACGGGCTCGCGGCGCTCGGGATGTCGTTGGGACTGATCAGTGTCTCGGTGCTGTCTACCGCCGTCCTGGCCATCTGGTTCGTGTTAGGTGTGCTGTCGGTGCGGCTGTTCGGGTTCACCCCGGGGCAGTACGCGCTCGGGTTGATGGTGATCCCGGTCGATAACCGCCAGCACGTCGGCAGTGGCCGGGCGATCGCGCGAGGCCTGCTGCTCGCCTTGGTGATCCCGGGACTGTTCACCGACGCCGACGGGCGCGGTCTGCAGGACCGGCTGACGATGACGGCGGTCGTCCGGCGCTGA
- the glnA gene encoding type I glutamate--ammonia ligase, with protein sequence MAEKTADDLFKLIKDQKVEYVDIRFCDLPGVVQHFSIPASAFDESVFEDGLAFDGSSVRGFQSIHESDMLLLPDPVTARIDPFRAAKTLNLNFFVHDPFTREAYSRDPRNVARKAENYLISTGIADTAYFGAEAEFYIFDSVSFDSKINGTFYEVDSESGWWNSGEPFEADGSANRGYKVRPKGGYFPVAPYDHYVDLRDDITTNLQNAGFTIERGHHEVGTAGQAEINYKFNTLLHAADDVLLFKYIVKNTAWAAGKTVTFMPKPLFGDNGSGMHVHQSLWKDGKPLFHDESGYAGLSDIARHYIGGILHHAPSLLAFTNPTVNSYKRLVPGYEAPINLVYSQRNRSAAVRIPITGNNPKAKRLEFRAPDSSGNPYLAFAAMMMAGLDGIKKKIEPQTPVDKDLYELPPEEAANIPQAPTSLSAVIDRLEADHEYLTEGGVFTTDLIETWISYKRENEIMPVQIRPHPYEFALYYDV encoded by the coding sequence GTGGCAGAAAAGACAGCTGACGACCTGTTCAAGCTGATCAAGGACCAAAAAGTCGAGTACGTCGACATCCGGTTCTGCGATCTGCCTGGCGTGGTCCAGCACTTCTCGATCCCCGCCTCAGCGTTCGACGAGAGCGTTTTCGAGGACGGCCTGGCGTTCGACGGTTCGTCGGTGCGCGGCTTCCAGTCGATCCACGAGTCCGACATGCTGCTGCTTCCGGACCCCGTCACCGCACGCATCGACCCGTTCCGTGCCGCCAAGACGCTCAACCTCAACTTCTTCGTGCACGATCCCTTCACCCGTGAGGCCTACTCGCGCGACCCGCGCAACGTGGCCCGCAAGGCGGAGAACTACCTGATCAGCACCGGCATCGCCGACACCGCCTACTTCGGCGCCGAGGCCGAGTTCTACATCTTCGACTCGGTGAGCTTCGACTCCAAGATCAACGGCACCTTCTACGAGGTCGACTCCGAATCCGGCTGGTGGAACTCCGGCGAGCCCTTCGAGGCCGACGGCTCGGCCAACCGGGGTTACAAGGTGCGCCCGAAGGGTGGCTACTTCCCGGTGGCGCCGTACGACCACTACGTCGACCTGCGCGACGACATCACCACCAACCTGCAGAACGCCGGCTTCACGATCGAGCGCGGCCACCACGAGGTGGGCACCGCCGGTCAGGCCGAGATCAACTACAAGTTCAACACGCTGCTGCATGCGGCCGACGACGTGCTGCTGTTCAAGTACATCGTCAAGAACACGGCGTGGGCAGCCGGCAAGACCGTGACGTTCATGCCGAAGCCGCTGTTCGGCGACAACGGTTCGGGCATGCATGTGCACCAGTCGCTGTGGAAGGACGGCAAGCCGCTGTTCCATGACGAGTCGGGCTACGCCGGCCTGTCGGACATCGCCCGTCACTACATCGGCGGCATCCTGCACCACGCGCCGTCGCTGCTGGCGTTCACCAACCCCACGGTGAACTCCTACAAGCGCCTGGTGCCGGGCTACGAGGCGCCGATCAACCTGGTGTACAGCCAGCGCAACCGGTCGGCCGCGGTGCGTATCCCGATCACCGGCAACAACCCGAAGGCCAAGCGCCTCGAGTTCCGTGCACCGGACAGCTCGGGCAACCCGTACCTGGCGTTCGCGGCGATGATGATGGCCGGCCTGGACGGCATCAAGAAGAAGATCGAGCCGCAGACGCCGGTCGACAAGGACCTCTACGAGCTTCCGCCGGAAGAGGCCGCCAACATCCCGCAGGCGCCGACGTCCCTGTCCGCGGTCATCGACCGTCTCGAGGCCGATCACGAATACCTCACCGAGGGAGGCGTTTTCACGACCGACCTGATCGAGACGTGGATCTCCTACAAGCGTGAGAACGAGATCATGCCCGTTCAGATCCGGCCTCACCCGTACGAGTTCGCGCTCTACTACGACGTCTAA
- a CDS encoding DoxX family protein: MAQTLDARLGGYHSPVLGIFRIVIGLLFALHGAVKLFGWPISQGGAAPIGSWPYWWAGVIELVVGLLVALGLFTRIAALIGSGEMAFAYFTQHQPHGLLPIQNDGELAVLYCFALFLLAFAGPGAFAVQGGRFRR; the protein is encoded by the coding sequence ATGGCACAAACCCTTGACGCGCGACTCGGCGGTTACCACTCCCCCGTCCTCGGAATCTTCCGGATTGTCATCGGCCTCCTGTTCGCTCTCCACGGCGCGGTGAAACTTTTCGGCTGGCCCATCTCCCAGGGCGGCGCCGCCCCGATCGGGAGCTGGCCGTACTGGTGGGCCGGCGTCATCGAGCTGGTTGTCGGCCTGCTCGTCGCGCTGGGCCTGTTCACGCGCATCGCCGCACTCATCGGCTCCGGCGAGATGGCGTTCGCCTATTTCACCCAGCACCAGCCGCACGGCCTGTTGCCGATTCAGAACGACGGCGAGCTCGCCGTTCTGTACTGCTTTGCGCTGTTCCTGCTGGCCTTCGCAGGCCCCGGCGCGTTCGCCGTGCAAGGCGGCCGGTTCCGCCGCTGA
- a CDS encoding carbonic anhydrase: MSNPLNTWQHLRAGNEMFFVPVRGGQAKLSLRNPVAAVFRCADAAVGSEMILGQSWGSLVDVSTWGHVIDDGVLATMECAVETLEVPLIVVLGHSDCRAMRAAMRAWDDAVIPEGATRIAVQQALSSIVRRGVSADSVDAVTAAHIVETGVALMERSPIISQRIDAGKCGIVCATTDPVTGQLRTYATIGPVGEVPDTLLECV, from the coding sequence ATGTCCAACCCACTGAACACCTGGCAACATCTGCGCGCAGGCAACGAGATGTTCTTCGTCCCGGTCCGAGGCGGCCAGGCCAAGCTGTCCCTTCGAAACCCGGTGGCCGCGGTATTCCGTTGCGCGGATGCGGCTGTCGGGAGCGAGATGATTCTCGGCCAGAGCTGGGGCTCGCTGGTCGATGTCAGCACCTGGGGTCATGTCATCGACGACGGTGTGCTGGCCACCATGGAGTGCGCCGTCGAAACGCTGGAAGTACCGCTGATCGTGGTGCTCGGCCATTCGGACTGCCGCGCTATGCGAGCCGCGATGAGGGCGTGGGACGACGCGGTGATTCCCGAGGGCGCCACCCGGATTGCTGTCCAGCAAGCACTGTCGTCGATTGTGCGCCGCGGTGTCAGTGCGGACTCCGTCGACGCGGTCACCGCCGCGCACATCGTCGAAACCGGCGTGGCGCTGATGGAACGATCGCCGATCATCTCTCAGCGGATCGACGCGGGAAAGTGCGGCATCGTCTGTGCGACAACCGATCCGGTGACCGGCCAGCTGCGCACCTACGCAACCATCGGACCGGTCGGTGAAGTGCCCGACACGCTGCTGGAATGCGTGTGA
- a CDS encoding P-II family nitrogen regulator: MTTSALTKMIKVEVVVPGSDAAAVRELIQSVGATGYTSVSGVSGLGHHGYRQGKLLFNQQAALELLITVVPDGKADALLTGLRCLLDASPGVMFVTETYVSRPEYFC, from the coding sequence ATGACTACATCAGCACTCACCAAGATGATCAAGGTCGAGGTGGTAGTTCCCGGCAGCGACGCCGCCGCTGTTCGGGAATTGATCCAGAGCGTCGGCGCCACCGGGTACACCAGCGTGTCCGGCGTCTCAGGGCTCGGCCACCACGGCTACCGGCAGGGCAAGCTGCTGTTCAACCAGCAGGCGGCACTGGAACTTCTGATCACTGTGGTCCCGGACGGCAAGGCCGACGCGTTGCTCACCGGGCTCCGCTGCCTGCTCGACGCGTCGCCCGGAGTGATGTTCGTGACCGAGACCTATGTCAGCCGGCCCGAGTACTTCTGCTGA
- a CDS encoding DUF2309 domain-containing protein — MTATESTTIEARRARLRSDVALAARVLPTHYPLETFIAVNPLAGLENMPFEQAIRRAGDLYGTPGTLRIKYFRQMHEAGRVTDADLDAMLLRRYPNLAGAEPLRLGGHDLRPLELMRADLLYGVGSLEPLRRYRTRSEELAPQVTDTVDAQTAKWCTAFFGEGAWPMPGRENGFYAAWRALAPGDPSLKRAVRARLRRTPERAEDAALAALDALGVGDDRRIAYLQAHLSRLPGWAAHIHWGSGKSVGIDLTAYVAMRLAYESALLAGDHQALAVDQPVATPPSARERAVHVAAVLGLAGVTDDELSVAARVLAAMPVTARELLWQSAFEYHYRDELLRALDVKADDRHRGSIHTQVVTCIDTRSEGLRRHLESLGGYQTLGFAGFFAAAIRFTDLMGGAASDLCPVLIAPSHDISELPTADGAHEAHRRVSGARHLAGAEAAFHAAKEAVAAPFTLAEAAGWAAAPLAAAKTLTPAVSGTIRRRLHAMAVPEAATVLSVDAIPQAERVLFANVALATMGLVDGFGRLVVFCAHGSTSENNPYQAALDCGACGGQAGGPNARTAVAILNQPEVRRELRGMGIDIPDQTWFVAAQHDTTSDRIRILDCHLVPVTHHEDVARLKDDLARAGAALAAERCATLPGARAARTRQRAARHVTTRSVDWAQVYPEWGLADNAAFIIGPREISAGLDLQRRTFLHSYDADVDSDGSALETIMTAPLVVAQWINCQYYFSAVAPDVFGAGTKTVHNVVGSAGVISGHNGDLRLGLPWQSIADGSRLRHEPMRLLAVIQAPLARIDTIIDRNPILQRLFGNDWVGLAARPCAGDSWQQWTRTGWRPWFESDSLPMVPDEERVS; from the coding sequence GTGACCGCCACGGAATCGACCACCATCGAGGCCCGCCGAGCCCGCCTGCGCAGTGACGTCGCACTTGCCGCCCGGGTGTTGCCCACGCACTACCCGCTGGAGACGTTCATCGCGGTGAATCCGCTCGCAGGGCTGGAGAACATGCCCTTCGAGCAGGCGATCCGGCGCGCCGGCGACTTGTATGGCACGCCAGGCACGTTGCGCATCAAGTACTTCCGGCAGATGCATGAAGCTGGGCGAGTCACCGACGCCGACCTGGATGCGATGCTGCTTCGCCGTTATCCCAATCTCGCCGGCGCCGAGCCGCTGCGGCTCGGCGGGCACGACCTGCGCCCACTCGAATTGATGAGGGCCGATCTCCTGTACGGCGTGGGCAGTCTCGAACCGTTGCGCCGCTACCGGACTCGCTCTGAGGAGCTCGCCCCGCAGGTGACCGACACCGTCGACGCGCAGACCGCGAAGTGGTGCACGGCGTTCTTCGGCGAAGGGGCGTGGCCGATGCCGGGACGGGAGAACGGTTTCTACGCGGCGTGGCGGGCGTTGGCTCCCGGTGATCCTTCGCTGAAGCGCGCTGTGCGAGCGCGCCTTCGCCGGACACCAGAGCGTGCGGAAGACGCCGCGCTGGCGGCACTCGATGCCCTCGGCGTGGGTGACGACCGGCGCATCGCCTACCTGCAGGCGCATCTGTCCCGACTGCCCGGGTGGGCCGCGCACATCCACTGGGGTAGCGGCAAGTCGGTGGGAATCGATCTCACGGCCTACGTCGCTATGCGACTGGCATACGAGAGCGCTCTGCTCGCCGGTGATCACCAGGCCCTCGCTGTGGATCAGCCGGTCGCGACACCGCCGTCGGCGCGGGAGCGGGCTGTCCACGTGGCCGCGGTTCTGGGGCTCGCCGGAGTCACCGACGACGAACTATCCGTGGCCGCTCGGGTTCTCGCGGCGATGCCGGTGACGGCACGAGAGCTCCTCTGGCAGAGTGCCTTTGAGTACCACTACCGCGATGAGCTGCTTCGTGCGCTCGATGTCAAGGCCGATGATCGGCACCGCGGGAGCATCCACACTCAGGTGGTCACCTGCATCGACACCCGCTCTGAGGGGCTGCGACGCCACCTGGAGTCGCTGGGCGGATATCAGACGCTGGGGTTCGCGGGGTTCTTCGCGGCCGCCATCCGGTTCACCGACCTGATGGGTGGAGCTGCGAGTGACCTCTGCCCGGTCCTCATCGCGCCGAGCCACGACATCTCCGAACTCCCCACTGCCGACGGTGCGCACGAGGCGCACCGCCGGGTCTCGGGAGCGCGGCACCTGGCTGGTGCCGAGGCGGCATTCCATGCGGCCAAAGAGGCGGTGGCAGCGCCTTTTACGCTCGCCGAAGCGGCCGGCTGGGCCGCGGCCCCGCTCGCCGCGGCGAAGACACTGACGCCCGCGGTCAGCGGCACGATCCGCCGGCGTCTACACGCCATGGCGGTGCCGGAAGCGGCGACGGTACTCAGCGTCGACGCCATACCGCAGGCCGAGCGCGTGCTGTTCGCCAACGTCGCACTCGCCACGATGGGTTTGGTCGACGGTTTCGGCCGGCTGGTGGTGTTCTGCGCACACGGGAGCACATCGGAGAACAATCCGTACCAGGCAGCCTTGGACTGCGGTGCGTGCGGAGGACAGGCCGGCGGTCCCAACGCCCGGACCGCGGTGGCGATACTCAACCAACCCGAGGTGCGTCGGGAACTTCGCGGTATGGGAATCGACATCCCGGACCAAACATGGTTCGTCGCAGCCCAACACGACACGACGTCAGATCGGATCCGGATACTGGACTGTCACCTGGTTCCGGTGACGCACCACGAGGACGTCGCGCGATTGAAGGACGATCTGGCCCGCGCCGGAGCCGCACTGGCAGCCGAACGCTGCGCGACGCTTCCCGGTGCGCGCGCCGCGCGAACGCGGCAGCGGGCGGCGCGTCACGTCACCACCAGATCGGTTGACTGGGCGCAGGTTTACCCCGAATGGGGGTTGGCCGACAATGCCGCGTTCATCATCGGCCCCCGCGAGATCTCCGCCGGCCTCGACCTCCAACGGCGGACGTTCCTGCACTCCTATGACGCCGACGTCGACAGCGATGGCAGCGCCCTGGAGACCATCATGACCGCCCCCCTCGTCGTCGCCCAGTGGATCAACTGCCAGTACTACTTCTCGGCAGTCGCACCCGATGTCTTCGGAGCCGGCACCAAGACCGTCCACAACGTAGTCGGCAGCGCCGGCGTGATCAGTGGGCACAACGGTGATCTGCGACTGGGACTGCCCTGGCAATCGATTGCCGACGGCAGTCGCCTGCGGCACGAGCCGATGCGTCTGCTCGCGGTGATCCAGGCTCCGCTGGCACGGATCGACACGATCATCGACCGCAACCCAATCCTGCAGCGGTTGTTCGGAAATGACTGGGTCGGCCTTGCCGCCAGGCCTTGCGCAGGGGATTCCTGGCAGCAGTGGACCCGCACAGGGTGGCGGCCGTGGTTCGAATCCGATTCCCTACCAATGGTTCCCGATGAAGAGAGGGTCTCATGA
- a CDS encoding proton-conducting transporter membrane subunit: MSTLLPAVTVTPGLFALVAALLVGRRYRWLGYAGASIAGLGFLIACLLAVFAARGIGVDRVAAVLLLLVFGVSTVVQAFAIRYLAGDPRAVRFTAGASLLTSASAGMVTATTLPGLAVGWTLVGVALCLLLGMYWHLPAARDGVRRTAIAFLIGDLALWVAVVIVTARWGVSDLRALAGESFTGPLVPIVGCLAVVAALSRSAQVPFHKWLPATLAAPTPVSALLHAGVVNAGGILLLRLAPLVSGDVARALTIVAGATTLVYGAVVMLVKPDIKGALANSTMAQMGFMILTCGLGLWAATIFHLVAHGFYKATLFLSSGSAVAARRRAVFNPLPPVMTGRRRLLNGVLAVILPGAALYAATLVIPLSADGQHAEQALLIFAWVTGAAATWGWLGHRSGPPGLVTVMAVLPPVAIAYLGLVYAATHYLAPALPAATPSALSWPILAALVTTLAAVAAVRWSPGTSLHRAIYARALSAGYISSSLPAQSRGARS; this comes from the coding sequence GTGAGCACGCTTCTCCCCGCAGTGACTGTGACGCCCGGGCTGTTCGCGCTGGTAGCGGCCCTGCTGGTCGGCCGGCGATACCGCTGGCTCGGATACGCCGGGGCGTCCATCGCCGGACTCGGCTTCCTCATCGCCTGCCTGCTGGCCGTGTTCGCCGCTCGCGGGATCGGTGTCGACCGGGTCGCCGCGGTGTTGCTGCTTCTCGTCTTCGGCGTGAGCACGGTGGTCCAGGCGTTCGCGATCCGCTACCTCGCCGGCGATCCCCGGGCGGTCAGGTTCACCGCGGGTGCGTCCCTGCTGACGTCCGCCTCGGCCGGGATGGTCACCGCGACGACGCTGCCCGGACTCGCAGTGGGCTGGACCCTGGTCGGTGTCGCACTCTGCCTGCTGCTGGGGATGTACTGGCATCTGCCCGCCGCCCGGGACGGGGTTCGACGGACCGCCATCGCGTTCTTGATCGGTGACCTCGCCCTGTGGGTCGCGGTCGTGATCGTCACCGCACGATGGGGTGTCTCGGACCTGCGTGCGCTTGCCGGCGAGTCGTTCACCGGGCCGCTGGTCCCTATCGTCGGCTGCCTCGCGGTGGTCGCCGCCCTTTCCCGCTCTGCGCAGGTGCCCTTCCACAAGTGGCTGCCGGCTACCCTGGCGGCGCCGACGCCGGTCTCCGCCCTCTTGCATGCGGGCGTCGTCAACGCCGGCGGCATCCTCCTTCTCCGCCTCGCCCCTCTGGTCTCGGGTGATGTCGCCCGCGCGCTGACCATCGTGGCGGGCGCGACCACCCTGGTGTACGGGGCGGTCGTCATGCTGGTGAAGCCTGATATCAAAGGGGCGCTTGCGAATTCGACGATGGCGCAGATGGGCTTCATGATCCTGACCTGCGGACTGGGCCTGTGGGCCGCGACGATCTTCCATCTGGTCGCGCACGGGTTCTACAAGGCGACCCTGTTTCTGTCCTCCGGATCCGCCGTCGCTGCGCGTCGCCGCGCGGTCTTCAATCCGCTCCCGCCGGTGATGACCGGTCGCCGGCGACTGCTCAACGGGGTGCTCGCGGTCATCCTTCCGGGTGCCGCGCTCTATGCGGCGACGCTGGTGATCCCCTTGTCGGCCGACGGGCAGCACGCTGAGCAGGCGCTCTTGATCTTCGCCTGGGTCACCGGTGCCGCCGCCACGTGGGGTTGGCTGGGCCACCGCAGCGGGCCGCCAGGCCTTGTCACGGTGATGGCGGTGCTGCCGCCCGTGGCCATCGCCTATCTCGGGCTGGTCTACGCCGCAACGCATTACCTGGCTCCCGCGCTGCCCGCCGCGACGCCGTCGGCACTGTCCTGGCCCATCCTCGCCGCCTTGGTCACCACCCTTGCCGCGGTGGCCGCGGTGCGCTGGTCCCCGGGAACGTCACTACACCGCGCGATATACGCCAGAGCGCTCAGCGCCGGATACATCTCATCGTCACTGCCCGCCCAGTCGAGAGGAGCACGTTCGTGA
- a CDS encoding helix-turn-helix transcriptional regulator, with amino-acid sequence MAEWTFLTNHAHTLLCIARDPGIRLRDVAERVGVTERAAQRIVSDLVEAGYLDRLREGRRNYYRIRADRPLRHPVERGHRIGEILAVLHEPKGPEVAG; translated from the coding sequence ATGGCGGAGTGGACGTTCCTGACCAACCACGCTCACACTCTGCTGTGCATCGCCCGCGACCCCGGGATCCGCCTGCGGGACGTCGCCGAACGCGTCGGCGTGACCGAACGCGCTGCGCAGCGCATCGTCAGCGACCTGGTCGAGGCCGGTTACCTGGACCGGCTGCGCGAAGGCCGACGGAACTACTACCGCATCCGGGCCGATCGCCCCCTGAGACACCCCGTCGAACGGGGCCATCGCATCGGCGAGATCCTGGCGGTGCTGCACGAGCCGAAGGGCCCCGAAGTCGCGGGCTGA
- a CDS encoding TIGR03619 family F420-dependent LLM class oxidoreductase, whose protein sequence is MKFYVSVAFLETREIVEIAKAADDLGYEGLGIPDHVVNLETLSTPYPYTKDGERRWQPFTDWPDPWVLVGALAQATQQIKFVTTVYIPGMRDPYSAAKSIGTAAYLADGRVELGIGVGWCEEEFTLMGQQFAKRGKRTDEMIELMRALWQPGWTEFDGEFYKTPRLEMMPTPPHIPIYSGGLSDIALRRAARLDGWIGDLISLDQAILRVDKLRELRAEKGLGMDGYEILTPLTDAFTIPHYERAAAAGITGIVTMPWMFYSGPDASTAEKIDGMRRFRKDLALDA, encoded by the coding sequence GTGAAATTCTATGTGAGCGTTGCGTTTCTGGAGACCCGCGAGATCGTAGAGATCGCGAAGGCCGCCGATGATCTGGGCTACGAGGGCCTTGGCATCCCCGACCATGTGGTGAACCTGGAAACGCTGTCCACTCCGTACCCGTACACGAAGGACGGCGAGCGGCGCTGGCAGCCGTTCACCGACTGGCCCGACCCGTGGGTGCTGGTCGGTGCGCTGGCGCAGGCCACGCAACAGATCAAATTCGTGACGACGGTATACATCCCCGGGATGCGGGATCCATATTCGGCTGCGAAATCCATTGGGACTGCGGCATATCTGGCCGACGGCAGGGTGGAGCTCGGTATCGGCGTCGGCTGGTGCGAAGAAGAGTTCACCCTGATGGGTCAGCAGTTCGCCAAGCGCGGCAAGCGAACCGACGAGATGATCGAGCTGATGCGCGCGCTGTGGCAGCCGGGCTGGACCGAGTTCGACGGCGAGTTCTACAAGACTCCGCGACTGGAGATGATGCCGACGCCGCCGCACATCCCGATCTACAGCGGGGGATTGTCGGACATCGCGCTGCGCCGAGCAGCCCGGCTCGACGGCTGGATCGGCGACCTCATCAGCCTCGACCAGGCGATCCTGCGCGTCGACAAGCTGCGCGAGCTGCGCGCCGAAAAGGGGCTCGGCATGGACGGATACGAGATCCTCACACCCCTGACCGATGCGTTCACGATTCCGCATTACGAGCGTGCCGCGGCAGCGGGAATCACCGGCATCGTGACGATGCCGTGGATGTTCTACTCCGGGCCGGACGCCTCGACCGCCGAGAAGATCGACGGGATGCGGCGCTTCCGAAAGGATCTGGCGCTGGACGCCTGA
- a CDS encoding PaaI family thioesterase: protein MDFEFGVISADEFDRVKALHEPLAESLRRLIDASLHSGADAETIAQARQTIDEVSEILERTPTDRPRILRHEESGLPVVWRNPAVGRHNPLAPPMITHHEDGRCWTEFTLGPVYEGPPGLVHGGICALLLDQLLGEAATSQLSKPKFTGTITLKYLRGTPLGPLRGEAWLERTEGYKTYARGFLSDAEGPTVEAEGVFIMPVWARESGGQERSDSEVVAG from the coding sequence ATGGATTTTGAGTTTGGCGTCATCAGCGCCGACGAGTTTGACCGGGTGAAGGCGTTGCACGAGCCGCTGGCGGAGTCGTTGCGCAGGCTCATCGATGCCAGCCTGCACAGCGGGGCCGACGCCGAGACCATTGCGCAGGCCAGGCAGACCATCGACGAGGTGAGCGAGATACTCGAACGCACCCCGACCGACCGGCCACGGATTTTGCGCCACGAGGAGTCCGGTCTTCCGGTGGTGTGGCGCAATCCTGCTGTCGGGCGGCACAATCCGCTCGCGCCGCCGATGATCACCCATCACGAGGACGGCCGGTGCTGGACCGAGTTCACCCTCGGGCCGGTGTACGAGGGGCCGCCCGGGTTGGTGCACGGCGGCATCTGCGCGCTACTGCTCGACCAGCTCCTGGGCGAGGCGGCCACCAGCCAGCTCAGCAAGCCGAAGTTCACCGGCACGATCACGCTCAAGTACCTGCGAGGCACACCGCTGGGACCGTTGCGCGGTGAGGCATGGCTCGAACGAACCGAAGGCTACAAGACCTACGCGCGCGGATTCCTCAGCGACGCAGAAGGACCGACCGTAGAAGCAGAAGGAGTGTTCATCATGCCGGTGTGGGCGAGGGAGTCCGGCGGGCAGGAGCGCAGCGACTCGGAGGTAGTGGCAGGGTGA